From one Bacteroidota bacterium genomic stretch:
- a CDS encoding glycosyltransferase, with amino-acid sequence MSGKQPHILYTVLNWGLGHATRSIPVINEFLRQNVKVSLAGEGDSMFLLRSEFPTLDHYEIKGVDVRYPRNMPLALAMLLQSFKINKAINSEHQQFTELAKKIKPDAIISDNRYGAYTDGIPSVLICHQLQLKAPTPFRFMEPLLFRFNRIFLRPFSEIWVPDMEGSENLTGDLSHSSTTLRTLQPEFIGPLSRLKDATISDTQKRYDIFVTFSGPEPQRSIFEEQLLLQLKDLPYSVLMVTGQPQKNSGRTIGNVDLVPHLTPGELKFHFINSNYIVCRAGHSTLMDLCAFKRSAMVIPTPGQTEQEYLAGMHAQAGNLVTFAQNKMDIASGIKNLDRCKPLNLPVNELIAPRITRFLKSLNS; translated from the coding sequence GTGTCAGGAAAGCAACCGCATATTCTATATACTGTCTTGAACTGGGGACTCGGGCATGCAACGCGAAGTATTCCCGTTATAAATGAATTCCTGCGGCAGAACGTTAAAGTGAGTCTGGCGGGAGAAGGTGATTCCATGTTTTTACTTCGTTCCGAATTTCCTACTCTGGACCATTATGAAATCAAAGGGGTGGATGTCCGGTATCCGAGAAACATGCCGCTCGCATTGGCCATGCTGCTGCAATCATTTAAAATTAATAAAGCCATAAATAGTGAACATCAGCAATTCACGGAGTTGGCAAAAAAGATTAAACCCGATGCCATTATCAGCGACAACCGATATGGTGCTTATACGGATGGTATTCCCTCTGTACTCATCTGTCATCAGCTACAATTAAAGGCTCCAACACCATTTCGTTTTATGGAACCTCTCCTTTTTCGCTTCAACCGCATTTTCCTTCGGCCATTCTCTGAAATATGGGTACCTGATATGGAAGGCAGCGAAAATCTTACCGGTGATCTTTCACATTCCTCCACCACACTTCGCACCCTACAACCAGAATTTATTGGTCCATTATCCAGGTTGAAGGATGCAACTATTTCGGATACGCAAAAGCGTTATGACATCTTTGTCACCTTCTCCGGACCGGAACCCCAGCGCAGTATTTTTGAAGAACAACTTTTACTTCAGCTAAAGGATCTGCCCTATTCAGTGTTGATGGTTACCGGTCAACCGCAGAAAAATTCCGGTCGAACAATAGGTAACGTTGATCTGGTACCTCATCTCACACCCGGCGAATTGAAATTCCATTTTATAAATAGCAACTACATTGTATGCAGAGCAGGACATTCTACATTGATGGATCTTTGTGCGTTCAAACGCAGTGCAATGGTTATACCAACACCCGGACAAACAGAACAGGAATACTTGGCTGGGATGCATGCTCAAGCGGGAAATCTGGTAACATTTGCTCAAAACAAAATGGATATCGCTTCCGGAATTAAAAACCTCGATCGTTGCAAGCCTTTAAACCTGCCTGTAAATGAGCTCATTGCACCAAGAATTACCCGATTTCTAAAGTCGCTGAATTCTTAA
- the trmB gene encoding tRNA (guanosine(46)-N7)-methyltransferase TrmB — MTKRKLQRFEELKGFERTFQFPFPLVHTDHGLRGNWKEKVFQNRHPIVLEVGCGRGEYTVELARNYPELNFIGIDIKGARIWRGAKTINEEHILNGAFLRVHVEWLKEFFAPGEVKEVWVTFPDPQPQLSRENRRLTNPKFLQLYRFLSGDDGVFHLKTDNYGLFEYTLEMLSGEKGTMEACTNDLYGNTPEGFNLSIQTTYEKKFLQEGLKINYLRFRWA; from the coding sequence ATGACAAAACGTAAATTACAGCGATTCGAGGAGTTAAAAGGATTTGAACGCACCTTTCAGTTTCCATTTCCATTGGTGCATACGGATCATGGATTAAGAGGAAATTGGAAGGAAAAGGTATTTCAAAATAGACATCCTATTGTTCTCGAAGTGGGGTGCGGAAGAGGAGAGTATACAGTAGAGTTAGCCCGGAATTACCCGGAACTGAATTTTATAGGAATTGATATCAAAGGAGCCAGGATTTGGAGAGGAGCGAAAACAATAAATGAAGAACACATCCTGAATGGTGCTTTTTTGAGAGTGCATGTGGAATGGCTGAAGGAGTTCTTTGCCCCCGGAGAAGTAAAGGAAGTTTGGGTCACTTTTCCCGACCCTCAACCCCAGCTCTCAAGAGAAAACCGTCGATTAACCAATCCTAAGTTCCTGCAACTTTATAGATTTTTATCCGGTGATGATGGTGTTTTTCATTTGAAAACGGATAACTATGGCTTATTTGAGTATACATTAGAGATGTTATCGGGCGAGAAGGGCACCATGGAAGCTTGCACTAATGATCTCTATGGAAATACTCCGGAAGGATTTAATTTATCTATTCAAACCACTTATGAAAAGAAATTCTTGCAGGAGGGTTTGAAAATCAATTATTTGAGATTCAGGTGGGCTTAA
- a CDS encoding LemA family protein, with product MRKTLITLGIILVVVFVLYRLFAGSYNNMVDKEVVVQNAWSQVENVYQRRLDLIPNLVNTVKGAAEFEKSTLTAVIEARANATQVKVDAKNLNPEEMAKVQQAQGQWSAALGRRMVVVEQYPQLKANQNFLELQAQLEGTENRITVERQKFNDTVTGYNQYIRKFPQVLLAGMFGFKEKAFFAADQGAAKAPEVKF from the coding sequence ATGAGAAAAACACTCATTACCCTAGGGATCATTCTTGTTGTTGTATTTGTATTGTATCGCTTGTTTGCCGGTAGTTATAATAATATGGTGGATAAGGAAGTTGTAGTGCAGAATGCATGGTCACAGGTCGAGAACGTGTATCAGCGCCGTTTGGATCTTATTCCCAATCTCGTGAACACCGTAAAGGGTGCTGCCGAATTTGAGAAGTCAACTTTAACTGCTGTTATCGAAGCCAGAGCAAATGCGACACAAGTAAAGGTGGATGCGAAGAACCTGAATCCGGAAGAAATGGCGAAGGTCCAGCAGGCTCAGGGACAATGGAGCGCCGCGCTTGGACGACGGATGGTAGTAGTGGAACAATATCCTCAGCTGAAAGCCAATCAGAACTTTTTGGAGTTACAAGCTCAGTTGGAAGGAACAGAGAACAGGATCACTGTCGAGCGACAGAAGTTCAATGATACGGTGACAGGCTATAACCAATACATCCGCAAATTTCCTCAGGTATTGCTGGCCGGTATGTTTGGATTTAAAGAGAAGGCCTTCTTTGCCGCGGATCAAGGTGCTGCTAAAGCTCCTGAAGTAAAATTCTGA
- a CDS encoding TPM domain-containing protein → MKAVDIIGSAGKETIRNAVGAAEQLTSGEIRVFIDEECKEDVMDHAAFVFAELGMHKTDLRNGVLIYLALKDHKFAIIGDAGIHAKVGDDFWNHVKEEMLEHFRHGRIVEGIEHAVIQAGNKLKVFFPKQQQDVNELPDDIVFGNPDK, encoded by the coding sequence ATGAAAGCGGTTGATATCATCGGATCTGCCGGTAAGGAAACGATTCGCAATGCTGTAGGTGCTGCGGAACAGCTTACTTCCGGAGAGATCCGTGTTTTTATTGACGAAGAATGCAAGGAAGATGTGATGGACCATGCAGCGTTTGTATTCGCAGAATTGGGAATGCATAAAACAGATCTTCGAAACGGAGTGCTGATCTATCTGGCTTTAAAAGATCATAAGTTCGCTATCATCGGTGATGCAGGGATTCATGCTAAGGTCGGCGATGATTTCTGGAATCATGTGAAGGAAGAAATGTTGGAGCATTTTCGCCATGGACGAATAGTAGAAGGGATAGAACATGCAGTCATACAAGCAGGCAATAAATTAAAAGTGTTTTTCCCTAAACAGCAGCAGGATGTGAACGAACTCCCTGATGATATCGTTTTCGGAAATCCGGATAAGTGA